One window of Perca flavescens isolate YP-PL-M2 chromosome 15, PFLA_1.0, whole genome shotgun sequence genomic DNA carries:
- the LOC114570236 gene encoding zinc finger protein 862, whose product MTSRALSLTCKPHSSSLVKGTSAFRHDTLLSHGISKRHQHCAVAEKAKGPHAKVPTVVQAVQKMDPAFFNKMKNVMHTAYYIAKEEQPFTQFPELHGLINRTGGTLPDSYNSDKACARFICNIYDVEREKLMEKLRNAKHFSIMIDGATDGGNIENEAVYVRFMADEGPVNAFLSIQAVKQGNASGILDAIYAAFEEAGIDDWKDQLVGFGSDGAAVNVGCRNGVAAQLLRDIPYLISIHCIAHRLELGVTKAIKENTNMVQLQNTLKNLYDQYHYSPKALRELHQIAEALEEMVLKPSNLHGARWLPYVHRATKIVCDSYSVLLPHFEDLASMKRSAKPSPAVVGRAKQVTGYLKNLHHLIFLHFMYRNGSTDVQVYEAVKTNGEYRGVQFQVRHGVPSLEAERAAVIDAIIFHLEEKLRDLQKGSPVSKFKAFDPSCWPKWDRSDGSAQFRESGQEDLRALTRHFSVLLCREGISTEDVMSNFQDYKVFAQGRTSVPMRDTFLNILKSDERCERFRSLVTLLRIYLVLPVSTAVCERGFSTMKRIKSDWRTSLSSVQLQRLIFLSVEGPKLQDFDAGLVVERWWTCSQRQRRPGFNPWESRHRSEDTE is encoded by the exons ATGACCTCCAGGGCCCTCAGCCTCACCTGCAAGCCCCA CTCATCTTCGTTGGTCAAAGGGACAAGTGCCTTCAGACatgacacactgctgtcccACGGGATCAGCAAACGTCACCAGCACTGTGCTGTTGCTGAGAAAGCAAAAGGTCCTCATGCAAAAGTGCCAACTGTGGTCCAAGCAGTACAAAAAATGGACCCGgccttttttaataaaatgaagaatGTTATGCATACAGCCTATTACATTGCAAAAGAGGAGCAACCCTTCACTCAATTTCCTGAACTTCATGGGCTCATCAACAGGACCGGTGGGACACTCCCAGACAGCTACAATTCAGACAAAGCTTGTGCTCG CTTCATTTGTAACATATATGATGTGGAGAGGGAAAAGCTAATGGAGAAGTTGAGGAATGCCAAACACTTCTCCATCATGATTGATGGGGCAACAGATGGTGGCAACATTGAAAATGAAGCTGTCTATGTCCGCTTCATGGCAGACGAAGGTCCAGTAAATGCTTTCCTCTCCATTCAGGCTGTTAAGCAAGGAAATGCTTCTGGGATCCTGGATGCCATATATGCAG CATTTGAAGAAGCTGGCATTGATGACTGGAAGGATCAGCTAGTGGGATTTGGCAGTGATGGAGCAGCAGTCAATGTCGGATGCAGGAATGGGGTGGCAGCGCAGCTTCTGAGGGACATCCCATACCTCATCTCCATACACTGCATAGCTCATCGCCTGGAGCTGGGTGTGACTAAAGCAATTAAAGAAAATACCAACATGGTCCAGCTTCAGAATACACTGAAGAACCTATATGACCAGTACCACTACTCCCCCAAGGCTCTCAGGGAGCTTCACCAGATTGCTGAGGCCCTGGAGGAAATGGTACTGAAGCCGTCCAACCTCCATGGTGCCCGATGGCTACCATATGTGCATCGTGCAACAAAG ATTGTCTGTGATAGTTACTCTGTCCTCCTGCCTCATTTTGAGGATCTGGCAAGCATGAAAAGGAGCGCCAAACCATCACCAGCTGTTGTTGGAAGAGCGAAACAAGTCACTGGGTATCTCAAGAACCTGCACCATTTAATCTTTCTACACTTCATGT ACAGAAATGGGTCCACAGATGTACAAGTCTACGAGGCAGTGAAGACCAATGGAGAATACAGAGGAGTGCAGTTCCAGGTTCGACATGGAGTTCCGAGCTTGGAAGCAGAACGAGCTGCAGTGATTG ATGCCATCATCTTTCACTTAGAGGAAAAGCTGAGGGACCTTCAAAAGGGCAGTCCAGTCAGTAAATTTAAGGCCTTTGATCCCTCTTGCTGGCCCAAATGGGATAGGTCAGACGGCAGTGCTCAATTCAGGGAGAGTGGTCAGGAGGATCTGAGGGCACTGACTAGGCACTTCAGTGTCCTCCTGTGTAGGGAGGGCATAAGCACAGAAGATGTCATGTCCAACTTTCAAGACTACAAGGTCTTTGCCCAGGGGAGAACATCTGTTCCAATGAGGGACACATTCTTAAATATTCTGAAGTCAG ATGAGAGATGTGAACGGTTCAGGAGTTTGGTCACACTCCTGAGAATTTACTTGGTCCTGCCAGTCAgcacagctgtgtgtgagagagggttCTCAACCATGAAACGGATCAAGTCCGACTGGAGGACCAGCCTCAGCTCAGTCCAGCTTCAGAGGCTGATTTTTTTGTCAGTGGAGGGCCCAAAGTTGCAAGACTTTGATGCTGGATTGGTGGTGGAGAGGTGGTGGACCTGCAGCCAAAGGCAGCGCCGCCCAGGATTTAACCCCTGGGAATCAAGGCATCGGTCCGAAGATACAGAGTAG